One Onthophagus taurus isolate NC chromosome 11, IU_Otau_3.0, whole genome shotgun sequence genomic window carries:
- the LOC111414834 gene encoding neprilysin-21-like, giving the protein MREIEYVPRESSKQENRSKWTFASLLVVIFVLIVTIGILLIYVICSQPYPYCTSTKCIERAFAIKSSMDQNYDPCDNFYKFVCNNFEYSNYGNQNPMEEFSNFRKTTYRLNDMIQRMIQMPIKKKDTHPIRMIKKFYAACSDKDEREKLGLSVMDKYLTQANLPRIPTIFTLPEQNWDNYTFNWVKTSVMMKKIFGIDLFFKTVVSNDSVTFLIVPDESKIPM; this is encoded by the exons atgaGAGAAATCGAATATGTTCCACGAGAAAG tTCTAAACAAGAAAATCGATCGAAATGGACGTTTGCATCTTTGTTAGTTgtgatatttgttttaattgttacaattgggattttattaatttacg TAATTTGCTCCCAACCATACCCTTATTGTACTTCTACAAAATGCATCGAAAGGGCATTCGCAATAAAATCCTCGATGGACCAAAACTATGATCCTTGtgataatttttacaaatttgtttGTAACAATTTCGAATACTCCAATTATGGGAATCAAAACCCCATGGAAGAGTTCtcaaattttcgtaaaacAACGTATAGATTAAATGATATGATCCAAAGAATGATTCAAATGCCAATTAAGAAGAAAGATACTCATCCAATTCGaatgattaaaaagttttacgCAGCGTGTTCCGATAAAG ATGAAAGGGAAAAATTGGGATTATCTGTAATGGATAAATACTTAACCCAAGCAAATTTACCAAGAATTCCAACGATTTTTACTTTACCAGAACAAAATTGGGACAATTACACTTTTAATTGGGTTAAAACATCGGtgatgatgaaaaaaatttttggaattgatttattttttaaaactgttGTTTCTAATGACTCGGTTACCTTTTTAATTGTTCCTGATGAATCAAAAATACCAatgtaa
- the LOC139428875 gene encoding endothelin-converting enzyme homolog isoform X1 — translation MIHLISEMFSSEMNVKYFRKIIEKIWLQFVNITEEAQFVVEKYKKYGPYLDRNDKTVVFSFKDFQKLTDKKLKKNGLTPSKPGDDWKSYVMMLHKELSEKSTNFSNINVRLFENELDYIANIPSTLRKTPGVMLEMFAWWKAIDFMILHTTDEMATTLNNLLYSFSGDDTDCLKLTINKFNLAISHGLITEDFISTKPQIMKFIENLLDSFQERIEDIKWINDEIKELIYKKLASIDLFVGVPDWILDEKRVMKEYEGIKIKNYTHLDNLMQIVQMEVLKNYNDPSSEDFYRNLIEVKPYYNSLTNSITIPWSILSTPFYNLGLPSLEYGALGTLIAYEIIDEFFNILWSQEALQTTFKEKMKCFIEQYGNFSESMQINENIADNEGTNIAFTAMAKYFKTTNMENKLPGLETFSSEQLFFISQAHVWCFVKEPFLDIDGNDEIITNEFNVNGIVQNAAKFSESFNCPLGSKMNPERKRCEIW, via the exons ATGATTCATTTAATCAGCGAAATGTTTTCTTCTGAAAtgaatgtaaaatattttcgaaagaTTATTGAGAAGATTTGGTTACAGTTTGTAAATATAACTGAAGAGGCTCAATTT gtggtagaaaaatataaaaaatacggACCTTACTTAGATCGAAATGATAAAACGGTGGTTTTTTCAttcaaagattttcaaaagttaacagacaaaaaattaaaaaagaatggtTTAACCCCATCAAAACCAGGAGACGATTGGAAAAGTTACGTAATGATGTTGCATAAAGAATTAAGCGAAAAATCGACAAATTTCAGCAATATAAATGTGCGTCTTTTCGAAAATGAATTGGATTACATCGCAAATATACCAAGTACTTTACGTAAAACGCCCGGTGTTATGTTAGAAATGTTTGCTTGGTGGAAAGCTATCGATTTTATGATTCTTCATACAACAGATGAAATGGCAACAACTTTAAATAACTTACTTTATTCTTTTTCTGGTGATGa tacagattgtttaaaattaacaattaacaaatttaatcttgCTATTTCTCATGGATTAATAACAGaagattttatttcaactaaacctcaaataatgaaatttatcGAAAACTTACTTGATTCTTTTCAAGAAAGAATCGAGGACATCAAATGgattaatgatgaaataaaagaattgatttataagaaattagCTTCGATAGATTTATTTGTGGGCGTCCCAGATTGGATTTTAGATGAAAAAAGGGTCATGAAAGAATACGAAggg attaaaattaaaaactacacccatttagataatttaatgCAAATTGTTCAAATggaggttttaaaaaattacaatgatCCGTCAAGCGAAGACTTTTAcagaaatttaattgaagTAAAACCTTATTATAACTCTTTAACGAATTCCATTACAATTCCTTGGTCTATTTTGAGCACCCCATTTTACAACCTTGGATTACC ATCTCTCGAATATGGTGCTCTTGGAACCTTAATCGCATACGAAATTATCGACGAattctttaacattttatggtCACAAGAAGCATTACAAACCacttttaaagagaaaatgaAATGCTTTATTGAACAATACGGAAATTTTTCGGAATCGATGCAGATTAATGAGAATATCGCCGATAATGAGGGAACTAATATCGCTTTTACAGCAATGgccaaatattttaaaacaacaaatatgGAGAATAAACTTCCTGGATTAGAAACATTTTCTAGtgaacaattattttttatatcacaagCACAT GTATGGTGTTTTGTTAAAGAACCTTTTCTCGATATCGATGGTAACGATGAAATAATTACGAATGAATTCAATGTTAATGGAATTGTTCAAAACGCAGCAAAATTTTCGGAATCTTTTAATTGTCCCCTTGGGAGTAAAATGAATCCGGAAAGAAAACGATGTGAaatttggtaa
- the LOC139428875 gene encoding endothelin-converting enzyme homolog isoform X2 gives MIHLISEMFSSEMNVKYFRKIIEKIWLQFVNITEEAQFVVEKYKKYGPYLDRNDKTVVFSFKDFQKLTDKKLKKNGLTPSKPGDDWKSYVMMLHKELSEKSTNFSNINVRLFENELDYIANIPSTLRKTPGVMLEMFAWWKAIDFMILHTTDEMATTLNNLLYSFSDCLKLTINKFNLAISHGLITEDFISTKPQIMKFIENLLDSFQERIEDIKWINDEIKELIYKKLASIDLFVGVPDWILDEKRVMKEYEGIKIKNYTHLDNLMQIVQMEVLKNYNDPSSEDFYRNLIEVKPYYNSLTNSITIPWSILSTPFYNLGLPSLEYGALGTLIAYEIIDEFFNILWSQEALQTTFKEKMKCFIEQYGNFSESMQINENIADNEGTNIAFTAMAKYFKTTNMENKLPGLETFSSEQLFFISQAHVWCFVKEPFLDIDGNDEIITNEFNVNGIVQNAAKFSESFNCPLGSKMNPERKRCEIW, from the exons ATGATTCATTTAATCAGCGAAATGTTTTCTTCTGAAAtgaatgtaaaatattttcgaaagaTTATTGAGAAGATTTGGTTACAGTTTGTAAATATAACTGAAGAGGCTCAATTT gtggtagaaaaatataaaaaatacggACCTTACTTAGATCGAAATGATAAAACGGTGGTTTTTTCAttcaaagattttcaaaagttaacagacaaaaaattaaaaaagaatggtTTAACCCCATCAAAACCAGGAGACGATTGGAAAAGTTACGTAATGATGTTGCATAAAGAATTAAGCGAAAAATCGACAAATTTCAGCAATATAAATGTGCGTCTTTTCGAAAATGAATTGGATTACATCGCAAATATACCAAGTACTTTACGTAAAACGCCCGGTGTTATGTTAGAAATGTTTGCTTGGTGGAAAGCTATCGATTTTATGATTCTTCATACAACAGATGAAATGGCAACAACTTTAAATAACTTACTTTATTCTTTTTCTG attgtttaaaattaacaattaacaaatttaatcttgCTATTTCTCATGGATTAATAACAGaagattttatttcaactaaacctcaaataatgaaatttatcGAAAACTTACTTGATTCTTTTCAAGAAAGAATCGAGGACATCAAATGgattaatgatgaaataaaagaattgatttataagaaattagCTTCGATAGATTTATTTGTGGGCGTCCCAGATTGGATTTTAGATGAAAAAAGGGTCATGAAAGAATACGAAggg attaaaattaaaaactacacccatttagataatttaatgCAAATTGTTCAAATggaggttttaaaaaattacaatgatCCGTCAAGCGAAGACTTTTAcagaaatttaattgaagTAAAACCTTATTATAACTCTTTAACGAATTCCATTACAATTCCTTGGTCTATTTTGAGCACCCCATTTTACAACCTTGGATTACC ATCTCTCGAATATGGTGCTCTTGGAACCTTAATCGCATACGAAATTATCGACGAattctttaacattttatggtCACAAGAAGCATTACAAACCacttttaaagagaaaatgaAATGCTTTATTGAACAATACGGAAATTTTTCGGAATCGATGCAGATTAATGAGAATATCGCCGATAATGAGGGAACTAATATCGCTTTTACAGCAATGgccaaatattttaaaacaacaaatatgGAGAATAAACTTCCTGGATTAGAAACATTTTCTAGtgaacaattattttttatatcacaagCACAT GTATGGTGTTTTGTTAAAGAACCTTTTCTCGATATCGATGGTAACGATGAAATAATTACGAATGAATTCAATGTTAATGGAATTGTTCAAAACGCAGCAAAATTTTCGGAATCTTTTAATTGTCCCCTTGGGAGTAAAATGAATCCGGAAAGAAAACGATGTGAaatttggtaa
- the LOC139428875 gene encoding endothelin-converting enzyme homolog isoform X3 produces MIHLISEMFSSEMNVKYFRKIIEKIWLQFVNITEEAQFVVEKYKKYGPYLDRNDKTVVFSFKDFQKLTDKKLKKNGLTPSKPGDDWKSYVMMLHKELSEKSTNFSNINVRLFENELDYIANIPSTLRKTPGVMLEMFAWWKAIDFMILHTTDEMATTLNNLLYSFSGDEIEDIKWINDEIKELIYKKLASIDLFVGVPDWILDEKRVMKEYEGIKIKNYTHLDNLMQIVQMEVLKNYNDPSSEDFYRNLIEVKPYYNSLTNSITIPWSILSTPFYNLGLPSLEYGALGTLIAYEIIDEFFNILWSQEALQTTFKEKMKCFIEQYGNFSESMQINENIADNEGTNIAFTAMAKYFKTTNMENKLPGLETFSSEQLFFISQAHVWCFVKEPFLDIDGNDEIITNEFNVNGIVQNAAKFSESFNCPLGSKMNPERKRCEIW; encoded by the exons ATGATTCATTTAATCAGCGAAATGTTTTCTTCTGAAAtgaatgtaaaatattttcgaaagaTTATTGAGAAGATTTGGTTACAGTTTGTAAATATAACTGAAGAGGCTCAATTT gtggtagaaaaatataaaaaatacggACCTTACTTAGATCGAAATGATAAAACGGTGGTTTTTTCAttcaaagattttcaaaagttaacagacaaaaaattaaaaaagaatggtTTAACCCCATCAAAACCAGGAGACGATTGGAAAAGTTACGTAATGATGTTGCATAAAGAATTAAGCGAAAAATCGACAAATTTCAGCAATATAAATGTGCGTCTTTTCGAAAATGAATTGGATTACATCGCAAATATACCAAGTACTTTACGTAAAACGCCCGGTGTTATGTTAGAAATGTTTGCTTGGTGGAAAGCTATCGATTTTATGATTCTTCATACAACAGATGAAATGGCAACAACTTTAAATAACTTACTTTATTCTTTTTCTGGTGATGa AATCGAGGACATCAAATGgattaatgatgaaataaaagaattgatttataagaaattagCTTCGATAGATTTATTTGTGGGCGTCCCAGATTGGATTTTAGATGAAAAAAGGGTCATGAAAGAATACGAAggg attaaaattaaaaactacacccatttagataatttaatgCAAATTGTTCAAATggaggttttaaaaaattacaatgatCCGTCAAGCGAAGACTTTTAcagaaatttaattgaagTAAAACCTTATTATAACTCTTTAACGAATTCCATTACAATTCCTTGGTCTATTTTGAGCACCCCATTTTACAACCTTGGATTACC ATCTCTCGAATATGGTGCTCTTGGAACCTTAATCGCATACGAAATTATCGACGAattctttaacattttatggtCACAAGAAGCATTACAAACCacttttaaagagaaaatgaAATGCTTTATTGAACAATACGGAAATTTTTCGGAATCGATGCAGATTAATGAGAATATCGCCGATAATGAGGGAACTAATATCGCTTTTACAGCAATGgccaaatattttaaaacaacaaatatgGAGAATAAACTTCCTGGATTAGAAACATTTTCTAGtgaacaattattttttatatcacaagCACAT GTATGGTGTTTTGTTAAAGAACCTTTTCTCGATATCGATGGTAACGATGAAATAATTACGAATGAATTCAATGTTAATGGAATTGTTCAAAACGCAGCAAAATTTTCGGAATCTTTTAATTGTCCCCTTGGGAGTAAAATGAATCCGGAAAGAAAACGATGTGAaatttggtaa
- the LOC111414823 gene encoding neprilysin codes for MRREDSEEIDRRDRNVYVNTITGSNIMNNGVKESQQYLVDISTKKSIFKRKGFYRNVSITLLIVIILLIIALIVITTCYVKTAKYYSMSICTSGDCLRSASNLRLSMDLSVDPCEDFYNYTCGKWTEEHINHGWYSRFSTFETINERVIVSTLNFLNSNESKSEPLPVKQSRDLYKSCMNLESINKLGYSVIFKYLKLIELPSVPKIFNATEQEVDSYQFDWIKADVNSKKMFATDLFVQFLVDADIFNRSQNVMFLGSSRATSPLPSPFKKSNYKKNKSKQDDKTKNEDEDETYEKTYKNVAKVVMRIIVGNVTKAPDEKSLQKIVDLLWNVTETLSDLAGDDDDYESDEEEYYDFKKMKISELQNLTTTYLKRNNLDLPHTRNIWENYIKLLYKDLPEIKLDLNGNDLIHFLPSELDYLINVVLFLTESPGVAIELYAWYQAVYSMIINTTTEIVNFIYNQVYEGKTTSVLRTRSMSCADNVVLKFMGVAVSYGIVDKTFLNATKPKVETMLKNIKDAFVERVKKITWMDDETKDATLEKSSEMVSFIGFPEWLLNKTALEIYYDGIIIKNDTYLENMISVIREYVRFTLGDIRRENPRTWRTDPITVNAYNYFGDNSINVPIAILSFPIYHLGLEVLNYGAMGSVLGHELTHGFDNTGRKFDKYGNYIQWWSNETIETFETKTKCFVEQYNNYTLPNIDDSVNGKMTLGENLADNGGLNHAFLAYKNYVKKNGKEKLLPGFENYSHEQLFFIAYANVYCETPTRESLVSQLKTDEHSPNSVRVIGTLHNSDDFVKAFKCPRGSKMNPKKEKCRIW; via the exons atgagGAGAGAAGATAGCGAAGAAATTGATAGAAGAGATCGAAATGTTTATGTTAACACAATAACAG gttCAAATATAATGAATAATGGTGTTAAGGAAAGTCAACAATATTTGGTTGATATTAGCACAAAAAAATCTAT TTTTAAACGAAAAGGGTTTTATAGAAACGTCtccataactttattaatcgtaattattttattaattattgcttTAATAGTAATAACAACTTGTT ATGTAAAAACTGCGAAATATTACTCGATGTCGATTTGTACATCAGGAGATTGTTTAAGATCAGCATCAAATTTACGTCTATCTATGGATTTATCCGTGGATCCTTGcgaagatttttataattacacCTGTGGAAAATGGACTGAAGAACACATAAATCACGGGTGGTATTCAAGATTTTCAACGTTCGAAACGATAAATGAACGAGTTATAGTTTCAacgttaaattttttaaactcaaacgAATCTAAATCGGAACCACTCCCGGTTAAACAAAGCAGGGATCTTTATAAATCCTGTATGAATTTagaatcaattaataaattgggGTATtcggttatttttaaatacttaaaattGATCGAATTACCGAGtgtaccaaaaatttttaatgcaacCGAACAAGAAGTCGATTCGTATCAATTTGATTGGATTAAAGCCGATGTTAAtagcaaaaaaatgtttgctaCAGATctttttgtacaatttttaGTTGACGCCGATATATTTAATCGGAGCCAAAATGTTATGTTTCTAGGATCATCAAGAGCTACATCACCATTACCAAg cccgtttaaaaaatctaattacaaaaagaataaatcaaaacaagatgataaaactaaaaacgaagatgaagatgaaacctatgaaaaaacatataaaaatgttgCAAAAGTTGTAATGAGAATTATTGTTGGGAATGTTACGAAAGCTCCTGATGAAAAAAGCTTACAAAAAATCGTTGATCTTTTATGGAACGTAACTGAAACTTTATCAGat cTTGCCGGTGATGATGACGATTATGAATCTGATGAAGAGGAATACTACGATTtcaaaaagatgaaaatttcTGAACTCCAAAACTTAACAACGActtatttaaaacgaaataatttagaTTTACCACATACGAGAAACATTTGggaaaattatataaaattattatacaagGATCTCCCAGAgattaaattagatttaaatggaaacgatttaattcattttttaccATCAGAATTGGATTATTTGATAAACGTCGTACTTTTCTTAACAGAATCTCCCGGAGTTGCAATAGAATTGTATGCTTGGTATCAAGCTGTTTATAGTATGATTATTAACACAACCACAGAgatcgttaattttatttataaccagGTTTATGAAGGGAAAACTACGTCAGTTTTAAGAACAAg atCAATGAGCTGCGCAGAtaatgttgttttaaaatttatgggAGTTGCTGTAAGTTATGGAATTGTCGataaaacatttctaaatGCCACTAAACCAAAAGTGGAAACAATGCTTAAGAATATAAAGGATGCTTTTGTCGAGAGGGTTAAAAAGATTACATGGATGGATGATGAAACTAAAGATGCAACGTTGGAGAAAAGCTCTGAAATGGTGAGCTTCATAGGATTTCCTGAATGGTTATTAAACAAAACGGCTTTGGAAATTTATTATGATGGG attataataaaaaatgatacttatttagaaaatatgattTCTGTTATACGAGAATATGTTCGTTTTACGTTAGGAGATATAAGAAGAGAAAACCCGAGAACTTGGAGAACTGATCCAATTACAGTTAATGCTTACAATTACTTTGGAGATAACTCAATTA atgttCCTATAGCAATATTATCTTTTCCAATTTATCATCTTGGATTGGA AGTATTAAATTATGGTGCCATGGGAAGTGTTTTAGGTCATGAATTAACACATGGCTTTGATAATACAGgacgaaaatttgataaatacgGAAATTACATTCAATGGTGGAGTAATGAAACCATTGAAACATTCGAAACTAAAACGAAATGTTTTGTGGAACAATACAATAATTACACTTTGCCAAATATCGACGATAGCGTTAACGGAAAAATGACTTTAGGTGAAAATTTAGCCGATAACGGGGGACTTAATCATGCTTTTCTAGCTTATAAGAATTACGTGAAGAAAAATGGAAAGGAAAAGTTATTACCCGGTTTCGAAAATTATAGTCatgaacaattattttttatagcaTATGCTAAT gtttattGTGAAACACCAACTCGAGAATCTTTAGTGTCTCAATTAAAAACTGACGAACATAGTCCAAATTCCGTAAGAGTAATAGGAACCTTGCATAATTCTGACGATTTTGTAAAAGCATTCAAGTGTCCTCGAGGTTCAAAAATGAAcccgaaaaaagaaaaatgtagaatatggtga
- the LOC111414820 gene encoding fibroin heavy chain-like: protein MKAFLITIVVLAVLSKGHCEDAKKKNEKRGIIDSGYGGGFGGGLGGGHGGSFGGGSGGFGGGHGGGLGGGFGGGHGGGLGGGIGGGFGGGFGGGAGGGFGGGAGGGFGGGAGGGFGGGAGGGFGGGAGGGAGGGATVSTVTSTVNVPVPVPQPYTVTRTVPVPVQVPVQVAVPRPVQVPVPVPQPVVVPRPVPVTVTRTVQVPVPTPVQVPVQVPVQVPVPQPYTVTVPQPVPVRVPNTVVIPVPQPIFVGGGGGAGGGAGGGFGGGAGGGFGGGAGGGFGGGAGGGFGGGFGGGLGGGLGGGHGGSGGGLGGGFGGGHGGLGGGLGGGLGGGHGGLGGGLGGGLGGGHGGLGGGFGGGSIGHGGGASSFSSVSFGKHEMVEKLDAPPPCPMDPAPNAPSPPPSPPPIPPCPPPNSPPMLIVAPPPAPPPAPPPNPPPTPPPTPPPNPPPAPPPNPPPNPPPPIPPPKPPSCPPPNPPLPPPKLPPCPPPSPPPNPPPANMGNSTFSPTMWVTFVVLAVLSKVLCEDAKKKNDKRGIIDSGYGGGFGGGLGGGHGGDFGGGSGGLGGGHGGGLGGGFGGGIGGGFGGGFGGGVGGGFGGGAGGGFGGGAGGGFGGGAGGGAGAGGGATVSTVTSTVNVPVPVPQPYTVTRTVPVPVQVPVPVAVPRPVQVPVPVPQPVVVPRPVPVTVTRTVQVPVPTPVQVPVQVPVQVPVPQPYPVTVPQPVPVRVPNTVVVPVPQPIFVGGGGGAGGGAGGGFGGGAGGGFGGGFGGGFGGGFGGGFGGGLGGGLGGGLGGGHGGLGAGLGGGLGGGHGGLGGGFGGGSIGHGGGASSFSSISFGKH from the exons ATGAAGGCTTTCCTG atTACAATCGTCGTCTTAGCTGTCCTTTCCAAAGGTCATTGCGAAGAtgccaaaaagaaaaatgagaaaCGTGGCATCATCGATAGTGGATACGGTGGAGGATTTGGAGGAGGACTAGGAGGAGGACATGGAGGAAGCTTTGGTGGTGGAAGCGGTGGATTTGGAGGTGGACATGGGGGTGGCTTGGGAGGAGGATTTGGAGGCGGACACGGGGGTGGTTTAGGAGGTGGAATTGGAGGAGGATTCGGTGGTGGATTTGGAGGAGGAGCTGGAGGTGGATTTGGAGGAGGAGCGGGAGGTGGATTCGGAGGCGGAGCTGGCGGTGGATTTGGTGGTGGAGCTGGTGGTGGATTCGGCGGAGGAGCTGGAGGTGGCGCTGGAGGTGGAGCTACCGTCAGCACTGTTACCAGCACCGTCAATGTACCAGTACCAGTTCCCCAACCTTACACAGTCACCCGTACCGTACCAGTCCCTGTACAAGTTCCAGTTCAAGTAGCTGTTCCACGACCTGTGCAAGTACCAGTCCCAGTTCCACAACCCGTTGTTGTACCACGCCCAGTACCAGTCACAGTAACCAGAACTGTCCAAGTTCCAGTACCAACACCAGTTCAAGTACCAGTCCAAGTACCAGTTCAAGTACCTGTTCCACAACCTTACACAGTCACCGTTCCACAACCCGTCCCAGTTAGAGTACCAAACACCGTTGTTATACCAGTACCACAACCGATCTTCGTTGGAGGAGGTGGTGGAGCCGGAGGCGGAGCTGGAGGAGGTTTCGGAGGTGGAGCCGGAGGTGGTTTCGGAGGTGGAGCCGGCGGTGGTTTCGGAGGTGGTGCTGGAGGCGGTTTCGGAGGTGGATTCGGAGGAGGATTAGGAGGTGGATTGGGAGGTGGTCATGGAGGATCAGGAGGTGGTTTAGGAGGAGGATTTGGAGGTGGTCATGGAGGATTAGGAGGTGGACTTGGAGGTGGATTAGGAGGTGGACATGGAGGATTAGGAGGAGGACTTGGAGGTGGATTAGGTGGAGGACATGGTGGATTAGGAGGAGGATTCGGAGGTGGTTCCATCGGACATGGAGGTGGAGCATCCAGCTTTTCTAGCGTTTCGTTTGGAAAACAC GAGATGGTAGAAAAGCTGGATGCTCCACCTCCATGTCCGATGGATCCAGCTCCGAATGCACCATCACCTCCACCAAGTCCTCCTCCAATTCCTCCATGTCCTCCACCTAATTCACCTCCAA TGCTGATTGTAGCTCCACCTCCGGCGCCACCTCCAGCTCCTCCGCCGAATCCGCCACCAACTCCACCTCCTACTCCTCCTCCGAATCCACCACCAGCTCCTCCTCCAAATCCACCACCGAATCCTCCTCCTCCAATTCCACCTCCCAAACCACCCTCATGCCCACCTCCAAATCCACCGCTTCCGCCTCCAAAGCTTCCCCCATGTCCTCCTCCTAGTCCTCCTCCAAATCCTCCCCC AGCGAATATGGGGAACAGTACGTTCTCCCCCACCATGTGG GTAACATTCGTCGTCTTAGCTGTCCTTTCCAAAGTTCTTTGCGAAGAtgctaaaaagaaaaatgacaAGCGTGGCATCATCGATAGTGGATATGGAGGTGGATTTGGTGGAGGACTAGGAGGAGGACATGGGGGAGACTTTGGAGGCGGAAGCGGTGGACTTGGAGGTGGACATGGAGGTGGTTTAGGGGGAGGATTTGGGGGAGGAATCGGAGGAGGATTCGGTGGTGGATTTGGAGGAGGCGTTGGTGGCGGATTTGGAGGAGGAGCTGGTGGTGGATTTGGAGGAGGAGCTGGTGGTGGATTTGGAGGAGGAGCTGGAGGTGGTGCTGGAGCCGGAGGTGGAGCTACCGTCAGCACTGTAACCAGCACAGTTAACGTACCAGTACCAGTTCCACAACCGTACACAGTCACTCGTACAGTTCCAGTTCCCGTACAAGTTCCAGTTCCAGTAGCAGTTCCACGACCAGTACAAGTACCTGTTCCAGTTCCACAACCCGTTGTTGTACCACGCCCAGTACCAGTCACCGTAACCAGAACAGTCCAAGTTCCAGTACCAACACCAGTTCAAGTACCAGTCCAAGTTCCAGTTCAAGTACCTGTCCCACAACCATACCCTGTTACTGTTCCACAACCAGTCCCAGTTAGAGTACCAAACACCGTTGTTGTACCAGTACCACAACCCATCTTTGTTGGAGGAGGTGGTGGAGCCGGAGGCGGAGCTGGTGGTGGTTTCGGAGGTGGAGCCGGAGGTGGTTTTGGAGGTGGATTTGGAGGTGGATTCGGAGGTGGATTCGGAGGTGGATTCGGAGGAGGATTAGGAGGTGGTTTAGGAGGAGGATTAGGAGGTGGTCATGGAGGATTAGGAGCAGGACTTGGAGGTGGATTAGGTGGAGGACATGGAGGATTAGGGGGTGGATTCGGAGGTGGTTCCATCGGGCATGGAGGTGGAGCATCCAGTTTTTCTTCCATTTCCTTTGGAAAACATTAA
- the LOC111414443 gene encoding uncharacterized protein, which produces MKYFLITFVVLAVLSQGHCEGSKKKNEKRGIIDSGYGGGFGGGLGGGHGGSFGGGSGGFGGGHEGGLGGGIGGGGFGGGFGGGAGGGFGGGVGGGVGGGFGGGAGGGAGGGATISTVTSTVNVPVPVPQPYTVTRTVPVPVQVPVQVAVPRPVQVPVPVPQPVVVPRPVPVTVTRTVQVPVPTPVQVPVQVPVQVPVPQPYPVTVPQPVPVRVPNTVVIPVPQPIFVGGGGGAGGGFGGGAGGGFGGGLGGGFGGGLGGGLGGGLGGGLGGGLGGGFGGGHGGLGGGLGGELGGGHGGIGGGLGGGDGAFGAGSIGHGGGASSFSTISFGKH; this is translated from the exons ATGAAGTATTTCCTG ATTACCTTTGTCGTCTTAGCTGTCCTTTCCCAAGGTCATTGCGAAGgttccaaaaagaaaaatgagaaaCGTGGCATCATCGATAGTGGATACGGGGGAGGATTTGGAGGAGGACTAGGAGGAGGACATGGGGGAAGCTTTGGAGGCGGAAGCGGTGGATTTGGAGGTGGGCATGAGGGTGGTTTGGGAGGTGGAATTGGAGGAGGAGGATTCGGTGGTGGATTTGGAGGAGGAGCTGGTGGTGGATTCGGAGGAGGAGTAGGAGGTGGAGTTGGTGGCGGATTCGGCGGAGGAGCTGGAGGTGGCGCCGGAGGTGGAGCTACAATCAGCACTGTTACAAGCACCGTCAATGTACCAGTACCAGTTCCCCAACCTTACACAGTCACTCGTACCGTACCCGTTCCTGTACAAGTTCCAGTTCAAGTAGCAGTTCCACGACCAGTACAAGTACCAGTCCCAGTTCCACAACCCGTTGTTGTACCACGCCCAGTACCAGTCACCGTAACCAGAACTGTCCAAGTTCCAGTACCAACACCAGTTCAAGTACCAGTCCAAGTTCCAGTTCAAGTACCTGTTCCTCAACCTTATCCAGTTACCGTTCCACAACCGGTCCCAGTTAGGGTACCAAACACCGTTGTTATACCAGTACCACAACCTATTTTCGTCGGAGGAGGTGGTGGAGCTGGAGGTGGTTTCGGAGGTGGTGCTGGAGGCGGTTTCGGAGGTGGATTGGGAGGCGGATTTGGAGGAGGATTAGGAGGTGGTTTAGGAGGTGGATTGGGAGGTGGATTAGGAGGTGGTTTAGGAGGAGGATTCGGAGGTGGTCATGGAGGATTAGGAGGAGGACTTGGAGGTGAATTAGGTGGAGGACATGGAGGAATTGGAGGAGGACTTGGTGGAGGTGATGGTGCATTCGGAGCTGGATCCATCGGACATGGAGGTGGAGCATCCAGCTTTTCTACCATCTCCTTTGGAAAACACTAA